A DNA window from Drosophila biarmipes strain raj3 chromosome 2R, RU_DBia_V1.1, whole genome shotgun sequence contains the following coding sequences:
- the LOC108026551 gene encoding UDP-glycosyltransferase UGT5 isoform X1 — protein sequence MFLQHLGGALHIFLLGLVALQQLDLGAGSRILAAFFFPGKSHFMMTNAIIRELIKQGHEVTFITPFSMAKEQLGPNYTEIMIPKYDFWPEAKDVTSTNSVVEMSDISSFTFIQLVNIMGIRSTDFAFEQPEVQAIINVKDKTGKYDLLLAPQFYNEGALILGHLYQIPIITISTLGFSNFFSQLVGIVSPWSYVPHGFMPYTDRMSLWERIGNIGISGAEDLLRKFSYYPMQNAVLTKHFSHLLDRVPTIKELERNISAILLNNYMPLISPRPISFNMILVGGLHIQPPKLLSHDLKSFLDEARHGAIYFSLGSQVRSADLSPEKLKIFLEVFAGLKQRVLWKFENETLPGLPANVKVQSWLPQADILAHPNVKVFIAHGGLFGIQEAVHNGVPILGMPVYCDQHLNINQAEKAGFALRLDYRTLTAEQLRKSLLELIENPKYRNKMKQASRVFRDRPLKAMDTAMYWINYVIQHKGAPHLVAAGVELPWYQFYLLDIVALALAAILLPLVAIILTCRCYRSKNYPGKKAKKTWQRTKQD from the exons ATGTTTTTACAGCATTTGGGAGGGGCTTTGCACATCTTTCTCTTGGGCCTGGTGGCTCTCCAGCAACTGGACTTGGGTGCTGGGTCCCGCATCCTGGCAGCCTTCTTTTTCCCTGGGAAGAGCCACTTCATGATGACCAACGCCATCATCAGGGAGCTTATAAAACAGGGACACGAAGTTACATTTATCACCCCGTTTTCCATGGCGAAGGAACAGCTTGGTCCGAACTACACGGAAATAATGATTCCAAAGTACGATTTCTGGCCAGAAG CTAAGGACGTAACGAGCACCAACAGCGTGGTAGAGATGTCTGATATCTCGAGTTTTACCTTTATCCAGCTGGTCAATATTATGGGTATTCGGAGCACCGACTTTGCATTCGAGCAGCCGGAAGTTCAGGCCATAATCAATGTCAAGGATAAAACCGGGAAGTACGATCTGCTGCTGGCACCTCAGTTCTACAACGAGGGTGCTCTCATCTTGGGTCACCTGTACCAGATCCCCATCATAACTATTTCGACCCTAGGGTTCTCTAACTTTTTTAGCCAGCTGGTTGGCATTGTCTCTCCGTGGTCCTATGTTCCACATGGCTTTATGCCCTATACGGATCGTATGTCACTTTGGGAGCGAATTGGAAATATAGGTATCAGTGGTGCCGAAGACCTTCTCAGGAAGTTCTCCTACTATCCCATGCAGAATGCCGTTTTAACTAAGCACTTCTCACACTTGCTGGATAGAGTTCCCACTATCAAGGAGTTGGAGCGTAATATCTCTGCGATTCTGCTGAACAACTATATGCCACTGATATCGCCCAGGCCGATTTCTTTCAACATGATTTTAGTGGGCGGACTGCACATTCAGCCGCCCAAGCTCCTTTCGCACGACCTGAAGAGTTTCCTGGATGAAGCTAGGCATGGAGCTATTTATTTCAGTTTAG GTTCTCAAGTTCGCAGTGCCGATCTTTCGCCAGAAAAACTCAAGATATTCCTGGAAGTATTTGCAGGTCTGAAGCAGCGCGTTCTCTGGAAATTCGAAAATGAAACTCTGCCAGGTCTGCCGGCCAATGTGAAAGTTCAGAGTTGGTTGCCTCAGGCCGACATCCTAGCACACCCAAATGTCAAGGTTTTCATCGCCCACGGCGGACTCTTTGGCATCCAGGAGGCGGTGCACAATGGAGTACCAATACTGGGAATGCCCGTCTACTGTGATCAGCACCTGAACATTAACCAAGCAGAAAAGGCCGGATTTGCTTTGAGACTGGATTACCGAACACTAACAGCAGAACAGCTTCGAAAATCACTTCTTGAGCTGATCGAAAATCCCAAGTATCGCAATAAAATGAAGCAAGCTTCAAGGGTGTTCCGTGATAGGCCACTTAAAGCTATGGATACGGCGATGTACTGGATTAACTATGTGATCCAGCACAAGGGAGCTCCCCACCTGGTAGCTGCTGGCGTGGAGCTGCCCTGGTACCAGTTCTACCTCCTGGACATCGTGGCCCTTGCTCTGGCCGCCATTCTGCTGCCACTTGTAGCCATAATCCTGACCTGCCGCTGTTACAGATCTaaaaactatccggggaagaAGGCTAAGAAGACTTGGCAAAGGACGAAGCAAGATTGA
- the LOC108026551 gene encoding UDP-glycosyltransferase UGT5 isoform X2: MHLGGALHIFLLGLVALQQLDLGAGSRILAAFFFPGKSHFMMTNAIIRELIKQGHEVTFITPFSMAKEQLGPNYTEIMIPKYDFWPEAKDVTSTNSVVEMSDISSFTFIQLVNIMGIRSTDFAFEQPEVQAIINVKDKTGKYDLLLAPQFYNEGALILGHLYQIPIITISTLGFSNFFSQLVGIVSPWSYVPHGFMPYTDRMSLWERIGNIGISGAEDLLRKFSYYPMQNAVLTKHFSHLLDRVPTIKELERNISAILLNNYMPLISPRPISFNMILVGGLHIQPPKLLSHDLKSFLDEARHGAIYFSLGSQVRSADLSPEKLKIFLEVFAGLKQRVLWKFENETLPGLPANVKVQSWLPQADILAHPNVKVFIAHGGLFGIQEAVHNGVPILGMPVYCDQHLNINQAEKAGFALRLDYRTLTAEQLRKSLLELIENPKYRNKMKQASRVFRDRPLKAMDTAMYWINYVIQHKGAPHLVAAGVELPWYQFYLLDIVALALAAILLPLVAIILTCRCYRSKNYPGKKAKKTWQRTKQD, encoded by the exons ATG CATTTGGGAGGGGCTTTGCACATCTTTCTCTTGGGCCTGGTGGCTCTCCAGCAACTGGACTTGGGTGCTGGGTCCCGCATCCTGGCAGCCTTCTTTTTCCCTGGGAAGAGCCACTTCATGATGACCAACGCCATCATCAGGGAGCTTATAAAACAGGGACACGAAGTTACATTTATCACCCCGTTTTCCATGGCGAAGGAACAGCTTGGTCCGAACTACACGGAAATAATGATTCCAAAGTACGATTTCTGGCCAGAAG CTAAGGACGTAACGAGCACCAACAGCGTGGTAGAGATGTCTGATATCTCGAGTTTTACCTTTATCCAGCTGGTCAATATTATGGGTATTCGGAGCACCGACTTTGCATTCGAGCAGCCGGAAGTTCAGGCCATAATCAATGTCAAGGATAAAACCGGGAAGTACGATCTGCTGCTGGCACCTCAGTTCTACAACGAGGGTGCTCTCATCTTGGGTCACCTGTACCAGATCCCCATCATAACTATTTCGACCCTAGGGTTCTCTAACTTTTTTAGCCAGCTGGTTGGCATTGTCTCTCCGTGGTCCTATGTTCCACATGGCTTTATGCCCTATACGGATCGTATGTCACTTTGGGAGCGAATTGGAAATATAGGTATCAGTGGTGCCGAAGACCTTCTCAGGAAGTTCTCCTACTATCCCATGCAGAATGCCGTTTTAACTAAGCACTTCTCACACTTGCTGGATAGAGTTCCCACTATCAAGGAGTTGGAGCGTAATATCTCTGCGATTCTGCTGAACAACTATATGCCACTGATATCGCCCAGGCCGATTTCTTTCAACATGATTTTAGTGGGCGGACTGCACATTCAGCCGCCCAAGCTCCTTTCGCACGACCTGAAGAGTTTCCTGGATGAAGCTAGGCATGGAGCTATTTATTTCAGTTTAG GTTCTCAAGTTCGCAGTGCCGATCTTTCGCCAGAAAAACTCAAGATATTCCTGGAAGTATTTGCAGGTCTGAAGCAGCGCGTTCTCTGGAAATTCGAAAATGAAACTCTGCCAGGTCTGCCGGCCAATGTGAAAGTTCAGAGTTGGTTGCCTCAGGCCGACATCCTAGCACACCCAAATGTCAAGGTTTTCATCGCCCACGGCGGACTCTTTGGCATCCAGGAGGCGGTGCACAATGGAGTACCAATACTGGGAATGCCCGTCTACTGTGATCAGCACCTGAACATTAACCAAGCAGAAAAGGCCGGATTTGCTTTGAGACTGGATTACCGAACACTAACAGCAGAACAGCTTCGAAAATCACTTCTTGAGCTGATCGAAAATCCCAAGTATCGCAATAAAATGAAGCAAGCTTCAAGGGTGTTCCGTGATAGGCCACTTAAAGCTATGGATACGGCGATGTACTGGATTAACTATGTGATCCAGCACAAGGGAGCTCCCCACCTGGTAGCTGCTGGCGTGGAGCTGCCCTGGTACCAGTTCTACCTCCTGGACATCGTGGCCCTTGCTCTGGCCGCCATTCTGCTGCCACTTGTAGCCATAATCCTGACCTGCCGCTGTTACAGATCTaaaaactatccggggaagaAGGCTAAGAAGACTTGGCAAAGGACGAAGCAAGATTGA
- the LOC108026777 gene encoding apoptosis-stimulating of p53 protein 1 isoform X1 has product MLTCVCRPVSGNLPKMPPASLMPAHRASSSSSSSSTASLAFVSPTRGVVVTSEPKLNVPSRLTSAELRAMALRQQQQIDSQHQLLATKEQRLRFLKSQEVRSAVASAEGERLRRLRERVEAQESKLRRLRALRGQVDLQKTYNVTLSNDLDSIRALFSEKEKELSLAVAKVEALTRQLEELRRDRRCPVNILAAAGNGVGQALPPQASRELEKLRRELMYRNQLSLQQDARLHMQREALQQRQAELRSVDQRIYELQTRLQRKKQANTHHQQQQQQQHQQQQPTVQQQQQQQQLHVQSAQLLAAAAATAQQQQQQQQTFQQPGNHLASKHGGVAALKQQLLQKQVNQLAAAAAAAAAGRARGNVAAVEPFIHTPQKSTITSTASYLSGGIKHAAATANTNQQNQLIQDLTHVKLGQNNGFFAGSVPVPAASANATSSSESDESKLAKKLLAAPAGKTEAELRQKAQTEAMDSTTHIYAEVGPKKRDREAAAAAAAAAAQAAAAQAAAAQAAAEAANQAATSPPASTNASKIPKSISSSSSSSASALINKLNQQATAKESQDHQHSKKNEISVTSETLSERNTQQQLTVHSMPLGAISKSVALAVSNASKPLQVQVGNLAVPPRKPISSVAPTSVGSSSGSSIPKMITYSPKVNRVAPNVVMTDPRPALPPKPSKMSPTEQPSPVEASSSGSVGSGGGSAPAAKTQTGQTGQTATFGLQSLNINDNLPIKAKPLTIRKQPLFEQPRLKSSQSSSNGQQKPPVLLQNQRKSETPVRQLTDNQQDTSSPQPSPSSESSADETDRMVAPLASQQEASATTSTTTTTTSNIKERTGNGKPKLARRVSFDPLALLLDASLEGELELVKKTAMQVANPSAANDEGITALHNAICAGHFDIVKFLVEFGCDVNAQDSDGWTPLHCAASCNNLSMVKFLVESGACLFASTLSDHETPAEKCEEDEEGFDGCSEYLYSIQEKLGILHNGDVYAVFSYEAQNGDELSFHVNEPLIVLRKGDDAENEWWWARNAGGEEGYVPRNLLGLYPRVPPHSPHFSD; this is encoded by the exons ATGTTGACCTGCGTGTGTCGACCCGTCTCCGGCAATCTGCCCAAGATGCCGCCCGCCTCCCTGATGCCCGCCCACCGGGCATcctcatcatcgtcatcatcatcgacAGCCTCCCTGGCCTTTGTCAGCCCCACGCGAGGAGTGGTGGTGACCTCCGAGCCCAAGCTGAAT GTGCCCAGCAGGCTGACGTCAGCCGAACTGAGGGCGATGGCATTgagacagcagcagcaaatcgACAGCCAGCACCAGCTGCTGGCCACCAAGGAGCAGCGCCTGCGCTTCCTCAAGTCGCAGGAGGTGCGCAGCGCAGTGGCCAGCGCGGAGGGCGAGCGGCTCCGCCGGCTGCGGGAGCGGGTGGAGGCCCAGGAGTCCAAGCTGCGCCGCCTACGAGCGCTGCGGGGTCAAGTGGACCTGCAGAAGACCTACAACGTCACACTGA GCAATGACTTGGACTCGATCCGAGCGCTGTTCAGcgaaaaggagaaggagctCAGCCTGGCCGTGGCCAAGGTGGAGGCCCTGACCCgccagctggaggagctgcgACGTGACCGTCGGTGTCCGGTGAACATCCTGGCAGCAGCTGGCAATGGAGTTGGCCAGGCCCTTCCTCCCCAGGCATCCCGCGAGCTGGAGAAGCTGCGCCGCGAACTAATG TACCGCAATCAGTTGTCGCTGCAGCAGGATGCACGGCTGCACATGCAACGCGAGGCACTGCAGCAACGGCAGGCGGAGCTACGGTCGGTGGACCAGCGCATTTACGAGCTGCAGACGCGCCTGCAGCGCAAAAAGCAGGCCAACacgcaccaccagcagcaacagcagcagcagcatcagcaacaacagccgacggtgcagcagcaacagcagcagcaacaattgcaCGTGCAGTCTGCCCAATTActggcagcagctgcagcaactgcccagcagcaacagcagcagcagcagactTTCCAGCAACCTGGCAACCACCTGGCCAGCAAACATGGCGGAGTTGCCGCCCTCAAGCAGCAATTGCTGCAGAAGCAGGTGAATCAACTGgcagctgccgccgccgccgctgccgctggaCGAGCTCGTGGCAATGTGGCGGCCGTGGAGCCCTTCATCCACACCCCGCAGAAGTCCACCATCACGAGCACGGCCAGCTATCTGAGTGGCGGGATTAAGCATGCTGCGGCCACGGCCAACACCAACCAGCAGAACCAGCTCATCCAGGACTTAACGCACGTCAAGCTGGGCCAGAACAATGGTTTCTTTGCGGGATCTGTGCCCGTACCGGCGGCCAGTGCCAATGCCACTTCCAGCAGCGAAAGCGACGAGTCGAAGTTGGCCAAGAAGCTGCTGGCGGCTCCCGCTGGCAAGACGGAGGCTGAGTTGCGCCAGAAGGCCCAGACGGAGGCCATGGACAGCACCACGCACATCTACGCGGAAGTGGGTCCCAAGAAGAGAGATcgggaggcggcggcggcagcagcagcagcggcagctcaGGCAGCGGCAGCTCAGGCAGCGGCAGCTCAGGCAGCGGCCGAGGCAGCCAACCAAGCAGCCACATCACCCCCCGCCTCCACGAATGCCAGCAAAATACCCAAGAGCATCTcctcgagcagcagcagctccgcCTCCGCCCTGATCAACAAACTCAACCAGCAGGCCACAGCGAAGGAGAGCCAGGATCATCAGCATTCCAAGAAGAACGAGATTTCGGTGACCAGCGAAACTCTCTCGGAGCGGAACACACAGCAGCAGCTCACCGTGCACAGCATGCCTTTGGGGGCCATAAGCAAATCGGTGGCCCTGGCCGTGTCCAATGCCTCCAAGCCGCTCCAGGTGCAGGTGGGCAATCTGGCGGTGCCGCCGCGCAAGCCCATAAGCAGTGTGGCGCCCACATCggtgggcagcagcagcggcagctcaATACCCAAAATGATCACCTACAGCCCCAAGGTGAATCGCGTAGCGCCCAATGTGGTGATGACCGATCCCCGACCCGCCCTGCCGCCCAAGCCCAGCAAGATGTCGCCCACCGAGCAGCCATCGCCAGTGGAGGCAAGTTCATCGGGATCTGTAGGATCAGGAGGAGGATCAGCGCCGGCTGCCAAGACCCAGACGGGTCAGACGGGTCAGACGGCCACCTTTGGCCTGCAATCCCTGAACATCAACGACAACTTGCCCATCAAGGCTAAGCCACTGACCATCCGCAAGCAGCCGCTTTTCGAGCAACCACGCCTCAAGTCCAGCCAATCCAGCTCCAATGGCCAACAGAAGCCGCCAGTTCTGCTCCAAAATCAGCGAAAATCAGAGACTCCAGTTAGACAGTTGACGGATAACCAACAGGACACATCCTCACCCCAGCCTTCGCCGAGCAGTGAATCCAGCGCGGATGAGACGGATCGCATGGTGGCACCACTGGCCAGTCAGCAGGAGGCATCCGCCACCACATCCACAACCACCACGACAACCAGCAACATCAAGGAGCGAACGGGCAacgggaaacccaagctggcGAGAAGGGTGAGCTTCGATCCCTTGGCCCTCCTCCTGGACGCTAGTCTGGAGGGGGAGCTGGAGCTGGTCAAGAAGACGGCCATGCAGGTGGCCAATCCCAGTGCGGCCAACGATGAGGGGATTACGGCGCTCCACAATGCCATCTGTGCCGGCCACTTTGACATTGTCAA ATTCCTCGTTGAGTTTGGCTGCGATGTGAATGCCCAGGATTCGGATGGCTGGACGCCACTGCACTGCGCCGCCAGCTGCAACAATCTGTCCATGGTCAAGTTCCTGGTGGAGAGTGGCGCCTGCCTGTTCGCCTCCACGCTGTCGGACCACGAGACGCCGGCGGAGAAGTgcgaggaggatgaggagggCTTTGATGGCTGCTCCGAGTACTTGTATA GCATCCAGGAGAAGCTGGGCATCCTGCACAATGGGGACGTGTACGCCGTGTTCTCCTACGAGGCTCAGAACGGCGACGAGCTCTCCTTCCACGTGAACGAGCCGCTGATCGTGCTGCGCAAGGGCGACGACGCCGAGAACGAGTGGTGGTGGGCCCGGAACGCCGGCGGCGAGGAGGGCTACGTGCCCCGCAACCTCCTGGGG CTGTACCCACGTGTGCCGCCGCATTCGCCGCACTTCAGCGATTAG
- the LOC108026935 gene encoding UDP-glycosyltransferase UGT5: MQFAMIVYLFLAGNLYSQLDLAEGSKILAVYAFPGKSHFMMHTALMRELVENGHQVTMITAFSLEKEQLGSNYTEILIEPVYDFWHDVKLNFGAQHLFELTRMTNYDFLKMLEIIGLKTTEHALRQSKVQALINAKQTVGVFDLLLAEQFYQEAFLALAHVYKIPVVTTSTLGYENHMSQMMGLISPWSFVPHGFMPFTDRMSFWERVKNSYVSFYEDMDRLLNYFPKMDAVAREFFGPALAEVPKVKHMEREISVMLLNSHAPLTTARPTVDAMVPVGGMHIYPPKALPADMQAFLDGATEGAIFFSLGSNVQSKDMPVEMLRLFLQVFGSLKQRVLWKFEDESIDQLPENVMVRKWLPQADILAHRNVKVFITHGGLFGTQEGVHYAVPMLGIPFYCDQHLNINKAVLGGYAISLHFQSITEEVLRHSLLQLIHNTTYKENVQRVSNIFRDRPQQPRKTALYWIEYVIRHRGAPHMRSAGLDLNWFQFYLLDVVAFVAAIALAGILSLSLAIRLLMGSNKKHRKAKKN, translated from the exons ATGCAATTTGCAATGATAGTTTACCTTTTTCTGGCTGGAAATTTGTATTCCCAGCTAGATCTAGCTGAAGGATCCAAAATACTGGCAGTGTATGCATTTCCAG GCAAATCGCATTTTATGATGCACACAGCATTAATGAGGGAACTCGTCGAAAATGGCCATCAGGTGACCATGATCACAGCCTTTTCTCTGGAGAAAGAACAGCTTGGCAGCAACTATACGGAGATTTTGATAGAACCGGTCTATGATTTCTGGCACGACG TTAAGCTGAACTTTGGAGCCCAGCATTTATTCGAGCTGACCCGCATGACCAACtatgattttctaaaaatgctGGAGATCATAGGGCTGAAAACTACGGAACATGCTCTACGACAGTCCAAGGTTCAGGCCCTCATCAATGCCAAGCAGACAGTCGGAGTCTTCGATCTCCTACTGGCGGAGCAGTTCTATCAGGAGGCCTTCCTGGCCCTGGCCCACGTCTACAAAATACCCGTGGTGACCACTAGTACGTTGGGCTATGAGAACCACATGAGCCAGATGATGGGCCTGATTTCCCCTTGGTCTTTTGTGCCCCACGGCTTTATGCCCTTTACCGATCGCATGAGTTTCTGGGAACGGGTCAAGAACTCCTATGTGTCGTTCTATGAAGATATGGACAGGCTGCTCAactattttccaaaaatggaTGCCGTAGCCAGGGAGTTTTTTGGCCCTGCTTTGG CTGAGGTGCCAAAGGTCAAGCACATGGAACGCGAAATCTCGGTGATGCTGCTCAACAGTCACGCGCCGCTGACCACGGCACGACCCACGGTGGATGCCATGGTGCCGGTGGGCGGCATGCACATCTATCCACCCAAAGCTCTCCCGGCTGACATGCAAGCCTTCTTGGACGGGGCCACCGAGGGGGCCATCTTTTTTAGCCTGGGCAGCAATGTCCAGAGCAAGGACATGCCCGTGGAGATGCTGCGACTGTTCCTGCAGGTATTCGGCTCCCTTAAACAGCGGGTACTATGGAAATTCGAGGACGAGAGCATTGACCAGTTGCCGGAAAATGTGATGGTGAGGAAATGGCTGCCACAGGCGGATATTCTGGCCCATCGCAACGTGAAGGTTTTCATCACCCACGGCGGGTTGTTTGGCACCCAGGAAGGAGTGCATTACGCTGTTCCCATGCTGGGCATTCCCTTTTACTGCGATCAG cATCTTAATATAAACAAGGCCGTTTTGGGTGGCTACGCCATTAGCTTGCACTTCCAGTCGATTACCGAAGAAGTCCTTCGACACTCCCTGCTCCAACTCATCCATAACACCACCTATAAGGAGAACGTACAGAGGGTCTCGAACATTTTTCGGGATCGACCGCAGCAGCCGCGCAAAACGGCCCTCTATTGGATCGAGTATGTCATCCGGCACCGGGGTGCTCCGCATATGCGATCTGCAGGCCTAGATCTCAACTGGTTCCAATTCTATTTGCTCGACGTGGTGGCCTTTGTGGCTGCCATTGCCTTGGCAGGAATCCTGTCCCTCTCATTGGCTATTAGATTGCTAATGGGCAGTAACAAAAAGCACAGGAAGGCCAAGAAAAATTAG
- the LOC108026777 gene encoding apoptosis-stimulating of p53 protein 1 isoform X2: protein MKEPTNTLDEIVPSRLTSAELRAMALRQQQQIDSQHQLLATKEQRLRFLKSQEVRSAVASAEGERLRRLRERVEAQESKLRRLRALRGQVDLQKTYNVTLSNDLDSIRALFSEKEKELSLAVAKVEALTRQLEELRRDRRCPVNILAAAGNGVGQALPPQASRELEKLRRELMYRNQLSLQQDARLHMQREALQQRQAELRSVDQRIYELQTRLQRKKQANTHHQQQQQQQHQQQQPTVQQQQQQQQLHVQSAQLLAAAAATAQQQQQQQQTFQQPGNHLASKHGGVAALKQQLLQKQVNQLAAAAAAAAAGRARGNVAAVEPFIHTPQKSTITSTASYLSGGIKHAAATANTNQQNQLIQDLTHVKLGQNNGFFAGSVPVPAASANATSSSESDESKLAKKLLAAPAGKTEAELRQKAQTEAMDSTTHIYAEVGPKKRDREAAAAAAAAAAQAAAAQAAAAQAAAEAANQAATSPPASTNASKIPKSISSSSSSSASALINKLNQQATAKESQDHQHSKKNEISVTSETLSERNTQQQLTVHSMPLGAISKSVALAVSNASKPLQVQVGNLAVPPRKPISSVAPTSVGSSSGSSIPKMITYSPKVNRVAPNVVMTDPRPALPPKPSKMSPTEQPSPVEASSSGSVGSGGGSAPAAKTQTGQTGQTATFGLQSLNINDNLPIKAKPLTIRKQPLFEQPRLKSSQSSSNGQQKPPVLLQNQRKSETPVRQLTDNQQDTSSPQPSPSSESSADETDRMVAPLASQQEASATTSTTTTTTSNIKERTGNGKPKLARRVSFDPLALLLDASLEGELELVKKTAMQVANPSAANDEGITALHNAICAGHFDIVKFLVEFGCDVNAQDSDGWTPLHCAASCNNLSMVKFLVESGACLFASTLSDHETPAEKCEEDEEGFDGCSEYLYSIQEKLGILHNGDVYAVFSYEAQNGDELSFHVNEPLIVLRKGDDAENEWWWARNAGGEEGYVPRNLLGLYPRVPPHSPHFSD, encoded by the exons ATGAAGGAGCCGACGAACACTTTGGATGAAATT GTGCCCAGCAGGCTGACGTCAGCCGAACTGAGGGCGATGGCATTgagacagcagcagcaaatcgACAGCCAGCACCAGCTGCTGGCCACCAAGGAGCAGCGCCTGCGCTTCCTCAAGTCGCAGGAGGTGCGCAGCGCAGTGGCCAGCGCGGAGGGCGAGCGGCTCCGCCGGCTGCGGGAGCGGGTGGAGGCCCAGGAGTCCAAGCTGCGCCGCCTACGAGCGCTGCGGGGTCAAGTGGACCTGCAGAAGACCTACAACGTCACACTGA GCAATGACTTGGACTCGATCCGAGCGCTGTTCAGcgaaaaggagaaggagctCAGCCTGGCCGTGGCCAAGGTGGAGGCCCTGACCCgccagctggaggagctgcgACGTGACCGTCGGTGTCCGGTGAACATCCTGGCAGCAGCTGGCAATGGAGTTGGCCAGGCCCTTCCTCCCCAGGCATCCCGCGAGCTGGAGAAGCTGCGCCGCGAACTAATG TACCGCAATCAGTTGTCGCTGCAGCAGGATGCACGGCTGCACATGCAACGCGAGGCACTGCAGCAACGGCAGGCGGAGCTACGGTCGGTGGACCAGCGCATTTACGAGCTGCAGACGCGCCTGCAGCGCAAAAAGCAGGCCAACacgcaccaccagcagcaacagcagcagcagcatcagcaacaacagccgacggtgcagcagcaacagcagcagcaacaattgcaCGTGCAGTCTGCCCAATTActggcagcagctgcagcaactgcccagcagcaacagcagcagcagcagactTTCCAGCAACCTGGCAACCACCTGGCCAGCAAACATGGCGGAGTTGCCGCCCTCAAGCAGCAATTGCTGCAGAAGCAGGTGAATCAACTGgcagctgccgccgccgccgctgccgctggaCGAGCTCGTGGCAATGTGGCGGCCGTGGAGCCCTTCATCCACACCCCGCAGAAGTCCACCATCACGAGCACGGCCAGCTATCTGAGTGGCGGGATTAAGCATGCTGCGGCCACGGCCAACACCAACCAGCAGAACCAGCTCATCCAGGACTTAACGCACGTCAAGCTGGGCCAGAACAATGGTTTCTTTGCGGGATCTGTGCCCGTACCGGCGGCCAGTGCCAATGCCACTTCCAGCAGCGAAAGCGACGAGTCGAAGTTGGCCAAGAAGCTGCTGGCGGCTCCCGCTGGCAAGACGGAGGCTGAGTTGCGCCAGAAGGCCCAGACGGAGGCCATGGACAGCACCACGCACATCTACGCGGAAGTGGGTCCCAAGAAGAGAGATcgggaggcggcggcggcagcagcagcagcggcagctcaGGCAGCGGCAGCTCAGGCAGCGGCAGCTCAGGCAGCGGCCGAGGCAGCCAACCAAGCAGCCACATCACCCCCCGCCTCCACGAATGCCAGCAAAATACCCAAGAGCATCTcctcgagcagcagcagctccgcCTCCGCCCTGATCAACAAACTCAACCAGCAGGCCACAGCGAAGGAGAGCCAGGATCATCAGCATTCCAAGAAGAACGAGATTTCGGTGACCAGCGAAACTCTCTCGGAGCGGAACACACAGCAGCAGCTCACCGTGCACAGCATGCCTTTGGGGGCCATAAGCAAATCGGTGGCCCTGGCCGTGTCCAATGCCTCCAAGCCGCTCCAGGTGCAGGTGGGCAATCTGGCGGTGCCGCCGCGCAAGCCCATAAGCAGTGTGGCGCCCACATCggtgggcagcagcagcggcagctcaATACCCAAAATGATCACCTACAGCCCCAAGGTGAATCGCGTAGCGCCCAATGTGGTGATGACCGATCCCCGACCCGCCCTGCCGCCCAAGCCCAGCAAGATGTCGCCCACCGAGCAGCCATCGCCAGTGGAGGCAAGTTCATCGGGATCTGTAGGATCAGGAGGAGGATCAGCGCCGGCTGCCAAGACCCAGACGGGTCAGACGGGTCAGACGGCCACCTTTGGCCTGCAATCCCTGAACATCAACGACAACTTGCCCATCAAGGCTAAGCCACTGACCATCCGCAAGCAGCCGCTTTTCGAGCAACCACGCCTCAAGTCCAGCCAATCCAGCTCCAATGGCCAACAGAAGCCGCCAGTTCTGCTCCAAAATCAGCGAAAATCAGAGACTCCAGTTAGACAGTTGACGGATAACCAACAGGACACATCCTCACCCCAGCCTTCGCCGAGCAGTGAATCCAGCGCGGATGAGACGGATCGCATGGTGGCACCACTGGCCAGTCAGCAGGAGGCATCCGCCACCACATCCACAACCACCACGACAACCAGCAACATCAAGGAGCGAACGGGCAacgggaaacccaagctggcGAGAAGGGTGAGCTTCGATCCCTTGGCCCTCCTCCTGGACGCTAGTCTGGAGGGGGAGCTGGAGCTGGTCAAGAAGACGGCCATGCAGGTGGCCAATCCCAGTGCGGCCAACGATGAGGGGATTACGGCGCTCCACAATGCCATCTGTGCCGGCCACTTTGACATTGTCAA ATTCCTCGTTGAGTTTGGCTGCGATGTGAATGCCCAGGATTCGGATGGCTGGACGCCACTGCACTGCGCCGCCAGCTGCAACAATCTGTCCATGGTCAAGTTCCTGGTGGAGAGTGGCGCCTGCCTGTTCGCCTCCACGCTGTCGGACCACGAGACGCCGGCGGAGAAGTgcgaggaggatgaggagggCTTTGATGGCTGCTCCGAGTACTTGTATA GCATCCAGGAGAAGCTGGGCATCCTGCACAATGGGGACGTGTACGCCGTGTTCTCCTACGAGGCTCAGAACGGCGACGAGCTCTCCTTCCACGTGAACGAGCCGCTGATCGTGCTGCGCAAGGGCGACGACGCCGAGAACGAGTGGTGGTGGGCCCGGAACGCCGGCGGCGAGGAGGGCTACGTGCCCCGCAACCTCCTGGGG CTGTACCCACGTGTGCCGCCGCATTCGCCGCACTTCAGCGATTAG